The DNA window AAACATATTTTTCTATCATTTCAATTGAAGAAGCTATCACTGGAAGTGGTTTATCTTTCTCCCTGCCCTTTATTTTGAATATTTTTTCAATTGCCAGTGGATTTGTCGCATCGCATCCTATACCGTAACAGGTGTCAGTTGGGTATACTATCACGCCACCCTTCTTTATGATTTTTACAGCTTTTTCTAATTTATCTATACCCAATTCACTTCCACCTCGTCTGTTCTCCATTTTTGTTTTATTATCGTATCTTCAATCTCCATCCTCTTGCCATTTGAGTATTCCAGTAGCCCTTGATAGGCAATCATTGCCCCATTGTCCCGGCATAGAGCAGGGGGAGGAACAAAAAGTGTAGCGTCTCTTTCAACGCACATAGTGTTGCACATTTCTTTTAATCTTTTGGAAGATGCAACTCCGCCTGTTAGCAATAGTTCATTTTTTTCAGTATGTGACATTGCCCTTTCAGACGCTTCAACTACCAAGGAATATGCAGTTTCCATTAATGAGAAAGTAACATCTTCTTGATTGTTAGTTTTTAATTTTTTAATCGATTCTGTCAAAAGGCCTGAGAAAGAAAAATCCATGCCTTTTATTGTGTAGGGTAACTGTAGGTAATTGCACCCTTTGCTAGAAAGATCATCGATCTGTTTTCCACAGGGAAAACCTATCCCTAATTCCCTGCCAAAGGTATCCTGCATATTGCCTATTCCGACATCAAGAGTCTCGCCAAACACCCTATATTTGCCTTCCGCATACGCCAATATTTGAGTATTACCCCCTGAAACATAAAGAGTAACTGGGTCTTTTGCACCTGTAGCGAATCTGCCAATCTCTACATGAGCGACACAATGATTCACTCCTATTACGGGCACATTCAAATTAATCGAAAGTGACCTTGCAGCGCTGGCAACAATTCTAAGACATGGGCCAAGACCTGGCCCCATTGAAAAAGAGATTAAGTCAACTTGACCTTTTTTAATGCCTGCTTCAGATAAAGACTTCTCCATAACACTTCCTATTACACTGGCGTGGTGATCTGCAGCTTCTCTAGGATGAATTCCTCCATCTGAGCAATAAGAATCAGTAACATTTGAGAGTACACATTCTTCAGAAACTATCCCAATTCCAAGAGTATGTGCTGTGCCCTCTATCCCAAGAGATATCATGAATCTGGTAGTATTTCTCTTCTTAAATAGTTTATTTGTTAATCGAGAAATTACTTCATATTCTGGGTTGCCAAATCATAATAATACTCTTCATCAGAGATCTTGATAGGTTTCAACTTGCCGCTTGAGGAGAAATCTTTGAATTTTTTTGCCCAGATATCAAAGAATCCTTCGTGAGATAAGAACGCCATGAACTTAATAAGCTGCTCATTCGTTACCTTACTTAAATTGTGTTCCATATCACACGCATCTTTTTCAGCATCTTCTTCTGGCACAAGTATCATCGTGAAAAAATCAAGAAGAACTTTATGTTTTTTTAATGTAATCGTTGCTATTCTAGTTCCTTTTTCAGTTAAGACTGTGGGCCCATAATGCTCTCGTTTGATTAATCCTTTTTCTTCAAGTTTTTTTAGCATTTCAACTGTAGTTGCAGGTCTTACTCCTAACGCCTTAGCGACATCTTTTGTTCTTGCGAAACCTTTATTCTCTGTTATATTTAAAATTGCTTTAAGATAGTCTTGTTCGGTATTTGTAGTAGTGTTGACCATACTAACAATATTAAGTGTTCCTAAATATAAATTTAATGGTTATAGCATAATAATAAAACCCTATTAATTAATATGAATATTCAATGTTTTTTTTTATAGGTCGCCTTTTTATTATATTTCCGCAGTCTTGACAGATTTTTTTGTCTTTTGAGTGTATTTTTTTACATCCCATGCAATAATACTCCCAATGAATTATCTTTTTTATCCCAGCTTCCCTAATTGATTTGTATTTAACATTGATCATAGAAGAAACATTTTGTATCCCGTAGTCCTCGGATATAATCGTAGAATCTAACTCAAGCGCAAGCGCAATTAATTTAATATCCGTCAAAGATAGATTGTCTCCTGTTGTTTGAGACTTTCTAATTACTCCTTTTACTATTTCTGAATTAGGTTCCTTTATCTTAATCTTCCCAGAATTTAAAAAATAAGACAATCTTTCTTTAGATTGCTCGTCTTCAACTTCACCAATTACTTCATAGACAGTAAAATACTCATCCTCTCCTGGTAAAAATCCGCCTATAAATGCTGATGAGTCAAGGATGAACTTCACTAAATTCACTTCTTTACAAATCTAGCTTTAAGAAGACTTTTTTTTATCTCTATCTTATTCCCAGGTTTCATTGTGCCTTCTGGGAATCCGTCCGTAACAATGGTGCATGGCCTGTCCAATGCTGTAACAATCACGTTTTCATGATCTGGGTAGACTATCGGACTTGCTTTACGGTAAAGAGGGCAAATAGGAGTAATTCCAAATTCCTGAG is part of the Methanofastidiosum sp. genome and encodes:
- a CDS encoding metal-dependent transcriptional regulator, whose translation is MVNTTTNTEQDYLKAILNITENKGFARTKDVAKALGVRPATTVEMLKKLEEKGLIKREHYGPTVLTEKGTRIATITLKKHKVLLDFFTMILVPEEDAEKDACDMEHNLSKVTNEQLIKFMAFLSHEGFFDIWAKKFKDFSSSGKLKPIKISDEEYYYDLATQNMK
- a CDS encoding bifunctional N(6)-L-threonylcarbamoyladenine synthase/serine/threonine protein kinase; translation: MISLGIEGTAHTLGIGIVSEECVLSNVTDSYCSDGGIHPREAADHHASVIGSVMEKSLSEAGIKKGQVDLISFSMGPGLGPCLRIVASAARSLSINLNVPVIGVNHCVAHVEIGRFATGAKDPVTLYVSGGNTQILAYAEGKYRVFGETLDVGIGNMQDTFGRELGIGFPCGKQIDDLSSKGCNYLQLPYTIKGMDFSFSGLLTESIKKLKTNNQEDVTFSLMETAYSLVVEASERAMSHTEKNELLLTGGVASSKRLKEMCNTMCVERDATLFVPPPALCRDNGAMIAYQGLLEYSNGKRMEIEDTIIKQKWRTDEVEVNWV
- a CDS encoding ribonuclease VapC codes for the protein MKFILDSSAFIGGFLPGEDEYFTVYEVIGEVEDEQSKERLSYFLNSGKIKIKEPNSEIVKGVIRKSQTTGDNLSLTDIKLIALALELDSTIISEDYGIQNVSSMINVKYKSIREAGIKKIIHWEYYCMGCKKIHSKDKKICQDCGNIIKRRPIKKNIEYSY